In a genomic window of Branchiostoma floridae strain S238N-H82 chromosome 19, Bfl_VNyyK, whole genome shotgun sequence:
- the LOC118406650 gene encoding uncharacterized protein LOC118406650 encodes MRITNVRARTLVINLIGVVVGYSLCLLQSVDYKNASVPLHQEKIEEVQRHISSDDHVRSRRPQGLQNLGGPRKILLDCGANVASTVQLFRETYPGGTDYIIHSFELDARLAPYFASYSNHVLHCPVAVAGKDGNITAYTESAWFPDKGLVHGNDRLWGGGGIFVHDEERDDAKAGRQLGVRNVIPMVDLSKWIQENTTPEDYVIFKLDVEGAEYEILEKMIKEGTFKWIDKFYGEFHGSLPVPNWPIERRLELKSTLASLGIKQIDWAAQNKRYHDMELLQKSDVPFDAPGVAGDVYSNCSRSPGGPARLALTVQVGMNRKAAHKLVETIRAHRSNMPVTLFVYGDFVQEHPDLITKWADRYTIGIREGAPFPAGHWVLQNIKVMRMSMVSAVQRMREVGLQPAYYCPDGLSERVREIAKARELRLIQPTTSFPPTVGTLLTEDNYYQYMDVFRNPRAIRILHERISNGGILSLDSDHLDSYMISAFLMDYLYENSGFELVSLDTCLKS; translated from the exons ATGAGAATAACAAACGTAAGGGCACGTACATTAGTGATTAATCTGATTGGAGTAGTCGTGGGATACAGCCTGTGTCTCTTGCAAAGCGTGGACTACAAAAACGCCTCTGTCCCTCTACATCAGGAGAAGATCGAGGAAGTGCAACGTCACATCTCTTCAGATGATCATGTTCG GTCTAGACGTCCACAGGGGCTACAGAACTTAGGTGGACCACGGAAAATACTTCTGGACTGTGGAGCTAACGTTGCTtctactgtacag TTATTTCGGGAGACTTACCCTGGTGGAACAGACTACATTATCCACTCGTTCGAGCTGGATGCGAGGCTGGCGCCCTACTTTGCGTCCTACTCCAACCACGTCCTCCACTGTCCAGTTGCCGTGGCCGGGAAAGATG GAAACATCACTGCCTACACCGAGTCAGCATGGTTTCCCGACAAAGGTTTGGTCCATGGTAATGACAGGCTGTGGGGAGGTGGGGGGATCTTCGTCCATGATGAGGAGAGAGATGATGCAAAAGCTGGCAGACAATTGGGCGTGCGTAACGTCATACCTATGGTGGATCTGTCCAAGTGGATACAGGAAAACACCA CACCAGAAGACTACGTTATTTTCAAGCTTGATGTTGAGGGAGCTGAGTATGAGATCTTGGAAAAGATGATCAAAGAAGGCACCTTCAAGTGGATAGACAA GTTTTATGGTGAGTTCCACGGCTCGCTTCCTGTACCGAATTGGCCGATAGAAAGAAGACTAGAACTTAAGTCTACTCTGGCAAGCCTTGGCATCAAACAGATTGACTGGGCAGCGCAGAACAAAAGATACCATGACATGGAACTCCTTCAGAAATCCGAC GTCCCGTTTGACGCCCCTGGAGTTGCTGGGGACGTCTACTCCAACTGTTCCCGCTCTCCTGGCGGTCCTGCCCGCCTGGCCCTGACGGTTCAGGTCGGGATGAACAGGAAGGCAGCCCACAAGCTGGTGGAGACCATCCGGGCGCACCGTAGCAACATGCCGGTCACTCTCTTCGTCTACGGGGACTTCGTGCAGGAGCATCCGGACCTGATCACCAAGTGGGCCGACAGATATACGATAGGAATACGAGAG GGCGCACCGTTTCCGGCAGGTCACTGGGTCCTGCAGAACATCAAAGTGATGCGGATGAGCATGGTGTCGGCTGTACAGCGGATGAGGGAAGTCGGGCTACAGCCGGCCTACTACTGTCCTGATGGTCTGTCGGAGCGGGTGAGAGAAATAGCGAAGGCAAGAGAGTTGAGGCTCATTCAACCAACAACAAGCTTTCCTCCAACTGTTG GAACACTGCTGACCGAAGACAACTACTACCAGTACATGGACGTGTTTAGGAACCCCAGGGCGATCCGTATCCTGCACGAGCGCATCTCTAACGGAGGGATCCTCAGTCTGGACAGTGACCATCTCGACAGCTACATGATCTCCGCTTTTCTCATGGACTATCTGTATGAAAACTCCGGCTTTGAACTTGTCAGCCTAGACACCTGTTTAAAATCGTAG